In Listeria cossartiae subsp. cossartiae, one genomic interval encodes:
- a CDS encoding DUF1294 domain-containing protein — MILTIYLIAITLISFLLFAIDKRKAIKHAYRIPESVLLFTAFLGGAFGSWMSMQLFHHKTQKPKFRILVPLAMVWTVGVLVWWLY; from the coding sequence ATGATTTTAACAATATATTTAATCGCGATAACGCTTATTTCTTTTCTATTATTCGCTATTGATAAACGGAAAGCAATTAAACACGCTTACCGGATACCTGAATCTGTACTACTTTTCACCGCATTTCTCGGCGGGGCATTTGGTAGTTGGATGTCGATGCAGTTGTTTCATCATAAAACGCAAAAGCCGAAGTTTCGGATCTTAGTGCCGCTTGCGATGGTTTGGACTGTTGGGGTTTTGGTTTGGTGGTTGTATTGA
- a CDS encoding RidA family protein, which yields MAKKIIQTSSAPKALGPYSQAVKVNGLIFTSGQLGINPATGELAEGATKQAEQAFKNLAAVLEEAGSGLDKIIKATVFFKDLNEFTAVNEVYATFFSSDFPARSAFQVAKLPLDAEIEIEVIAEA from the coding sequence ATGGCAAAAAAAATTATTCAAACATCGTCAGCCCCAAAAGCACTTGGACCATACTCACAAGCTGTAAAAGTGAACGGACTTATTTTTACGTCAGGTCAACTTGGTATTAACCCAGCAACTGGAGAATTAGCAGAAGGCGCGACAAAACAAGCCGAGCAAGCTTTTAAAAATTTAGCAGCAGTGCTAGAAGAAGCTGGTTCTGGACTGGATAAAATCATCAAAGCGACTGTTTTCTTCAAAGATTTAAATGAATTCACAGCTGTAAATGAGGTTTATGCCACATTCTTTTCCAGTGATTTCCCAGCGAGAAGTGCTTTCCAAGTAGCGAAATTGCCGCTTGATGCTGAAATTGAAATCGAAGTTATCGCAGAAGCATAA
- a CDS encoding 5-methyltetrahydropteroyltriglutamate--homocysteine S-methyltransferase: MNQVAPFYADHVGSILRTKAIKEAREKFQAGEITAQELREVENTEIKYIVEKQKEVGLKSITDGEFRRAWWHFDFLENLDGVEGYDAAGGIQFSKVQTKSHSVKITAPIDFTTHPFIEDFIFLKEAVGENHVAKQTIPSPAMLHYRGDIEYQPYLDDADKFATDLATAYQKAIQAFYDAGCRYLQLDDTSWSYLCSDEQREVVRQRGFDPDTLQETYKNLINESIKHKPADMVITMHICRGNFRSTWIAEGGYGPVAETLFGQLNIDGFFLEYDNERSGDFAPLKYVTRPDLKIVLGLITSKTGELEDEAAIKTRIAEASEIVSLSQLRLSPQCGFASTEEGNILTEEEQWNKLRYVVQIAEDVWGK; encoded by the coding sequence ATGAATCAAGTAGCACCATTTTATGCAGATCATGTTGGAAGTATTTTACGGACAAAGGCCATTAAAGAAGCGCGGGAGAAGTTCCAAGCTGGCGAAATAACAGCCCAAGAGTTGCGTGAAGTTGAAAATACAGAAATTAAGTATATCGTCGAAAAGCAAAAAGAAGTAGGCTTAAAATCAATCACAGATGGCGAGTTTCGCCGTGCTTGGTGGCATTTTGACTTCTTGGAGAATTTGGACGGGGTAGAAGGATACGATGCGGCTGGCGGCATTCAATTCAGCAAAGTCCAAACAAAATCGCATTCAGTAAAAATCACGGCTCCGATCGATTTCACCACGCATCCATTTATAGAAGATTTTATTTTCCTAAAAGAAGCTGTTGGGGAAAATCATGTTGCGAAACAAACGATTCCGAGTCCAGCAATGCTTCATTATCGCGGCGATATTGAGTATCAGCCATATTTAGACGATGCCGACAAATTTGCCACTGATTTAGCGACTGCGTATCAAAAAGCGATTCAAGCATTTTATGATGCTGGCTGCCGTTATCTGCAATTAGACGATACATCGTGGAGCTATTTATGCTCGGATGAACAACGCGAAGTCGTGCGCCAAAGAGGATTTGACCCGGACACATTACAAGAAACGTATAAAAATCTTATCAATGAATCTATCAAACATAAACCAGCTGATATGGTTATTACGATGCACATTTGCCGTGGGAATTTCCGTTCCACATGGATAGCGGAAGGTGGCTATGGACCGGTTGCGGAAACCTTATTCGGTCAATTAAATATCGATGGTTTCTTTTTAGAATATGATAACGAACGTTCTGGAGATTTTGCGCCATTAAAATATGTGACGCGCCCAGATTTGAAAATTGTGCTCGGCTTAATTACATCGAAAACAGGTGAATTAGAAGACGAAGCGGCGATTAAAACGCGGATTGCTGAAGCGAGCGAAATCGTCTCATTAAGCCAATTACGCCTAAGTCCCCAATGTGGATTTGCCTCCACAGAAGAAGGCAATATCCTGACCGAAGAAGAACAATGGAATAAATTACGCTACGTTGTCCAAATTGCGGAAGACGTCTGGGGTAAATAA
- the uvrC gene encoding excinuclease ABC subunit UvrC, whose translation MDDKLQTKLTLLPESPGCYIYRDENNEILYIGKSKCLKNRVKSYFHSKQIGKTARLVRQIRDLELIITTSEKEALLLEMILIQKYQPPFNIQLKEGPSYPYIKITNEKNPHIEVVLEVKQDGAHYFGPYPGRYSARQTVELIEKLFPLCRCDGKPGRPCLYYHLGLCLGPCYEEIEPAVYEKQIRKISRFLEGDIKDVKDKLTTEMQEATEKLEFERAAELRDKMHAINETIEKQHIIFPGLKNRDIIGCYQQDNYLSVFVFFVRNGAINGSKWHVFEIETSLQEDLANFINHFYEDPNNIQPKELLIAEKIDKKSLQEPLRKACLFPQKGGKKKQIDLAIENAKSAYIAYAKMKEYDFEKELNNR comes from the coding sequence TTGGACGACAAATTACAAACTAAATTAACCTTATTACCTGAATCACCAGGTTGTTATATTTATAGAGATGAAAATAACGAAATTCTATATATCGGCAAATCAAAATGCTTAAAAAACCGCGTAAAATCGTATTTTCATAGCAAACAAATCGGTAAAACCGCAAGACTTGTACGGCAAATTCGCGATTTAGAACTAATCATCACTACTTCCGAAAAAGAAGCCCTACTACTCGAAATGATTTTAATTCAAAAATATCAGCCACCTTTTAATATCCAGTTAAAAGAAGGCCCAAGTTACCCATATATTAAAATTACGAACGAAAAAAATCCGCATATCGAAGTCGTGCTGGAAGTAAAACAGGATGGCGCGCACTATTTTGGCCCATATCCCGGCCGCTACTCCGCCAGACAAACCGTAGAACTAATCGAAAAACTATTTCCGCTGTGCAGATGCGACGGAAAGCCGGGCCGTCCTTGTTTATACTATCATTTAGGGCTTTGCTTAGGGCCATGCTACGAAGAAATTGAGCCAGCAGTTTATGAAAAGCAAATCCGAAAAATTAGCCGTTTCCTGGAAGGCGACATTAAAGATGTAAAAGATAAGCTAACCACCGAGATGCAAGAAGCAACAGAAAAACTCGAATTTGAAAGAGCCGCCGAACTGCGTGATAAAATGCACGCTATTAATGAAACAATTGAAAAACAGCACATTATTTTCCCGGGCTTAAAGAATCGCGACATCATCGGTTGTTATCAACAAGACAACTATCTAAGCGTGTTCGTTTTCTTTGTTCGAAACGGCGCAATTAATGGAAGCAAGTGGCACGTTTTCGAAATCGAAACATCGCTCCAAGAAGATTTAGCCAATTTTATTAACCATTTTTATGAAGATCCCAATAATATTCAACCAAAAGAATTGCTAATCGCTGAAAAAATCGATAAAAAATCGCTACAAGAGCCACTTCGGAAAGCTTGTTTATTCCCACAAAAAGGCGGTAAAAAGAAACAAATCGACCTCGCAATCGAAAATGCGAAAAGCGCGTACATCGCTTACGCTAAGATGAAAGAGTATGATTTTGAAAAAGAATTAAACAACCGTTAG
- a CDS encoding amino acid ABC transporter substrate-binding protein/permease, which produces MKKFSRFLLMMAIACVATFIFTGNGLNAKAAEETYLIGTDTTFAPFEFEKGGEHVGIDMDILKAIAKDQNFKYEIKAMGFNAAVQALEANQVDGVIAGMSITDERKQKFDFSDPYFDSGVVMGILKDNDEIKTYEDLKGKKVAVKTGTEGYAFAEKIKAKYGFDIVVFDDSAQMYDDVKTRNSVACFDDYPVLAYGVQTGNGLKIVTDKEKGNSYGFAVNKGKNQELLAKFNAGLVNIKASGEYDEILETYLGKDAIKENTTEKGFMGIIKSSWPALLAGMWLTIRLAVVSLIIAFIIGITFGFMKVSNNKILRGIATVYVDIFRGTPLIVQAFFFYFGIPAALDFRMPVFLAGVIALSLNAGAYMVEIVRGGIQSVDKGQMEAARSLGLPYKKAMMKVVLPQAIRMMIPSFINQFVITLKDTSIMSAIGLVELTQSGKIIMARTFESTWTWLIIGIMYLIVITILTKVSDRLERRLRND; this is translated from the coding sequence ATGAAGAAATTTTCACGATTTTTACTAATGATGGCAATTGCTTGTGTTGCCACGTTCATTTTCACAGGAAACGGATTAAACGCAAAAGCTGCTGAAGAAACATACTTGATTGGTACAGATACTACATTTGCACCTTTTGAATTTGAGAAAGGCGGAGAACATGTTGGTATCGACATGGACATCCTAAAAGCTATTGCCAAAGATCAAAATTTTAAATATGAAATTAAAGCAATGGGATTCAATGCAGCAGTACAAGCACTAGAAGCTAACCAAGTCGACGGTGTTATCGCGGGAATGAGTATTACAGACGAACGTAAACAAAAGTTCGACTTCTCTGATCCTTATTTTGATTCAGGTGTCGTTATGGGGATTTTGAAAGATAATGACGAAATCAAAACATATGAAGACTTAAAAGGTAAAAAAGTAGCCGTTAAAACAGGTACAGAAGGTTACGCATTTGCAGAAAAAATCAAAGCTAAATACGGCTTTGATATCGTTGTTTTCGATGATTCCGCACAAATGTACGATGACGTTAAAACAAGAAATTCTGTCGCATGTTTCGATGATTATCCGGTACTAGCATACGGAGTTCAAACAGGCAACGGTTTAAAAATTGTAACAGACAAAGAAAAAGGAAACTCATACGGTTTTGCTGTTAATAAAGGCAAAAACCAAGAACTTTTAGCTAAATTTAACGCTGGTCTTGTGAACATTAAAGCAAGCGGCGAATATGATGAAATTCTTGAAACTTATTTAGGTAAAGATGCTATTAAAGAAAACACAACTGAAAAAGGCTTTATGGGGATTATTAAATCTTCCTGGCCAGCACTTTTAGCTGGAATGTGGCTAACTATTAGATTAGCAGTTGTTTCCCTTATTATCGCATTCATTATTGGTATTACATTCGGCTTTATGAAAGTCAGCAATAACAAAATTTTACGCGGAATTGCCACAGTTTATGTAGATATTTTCCGAGGAACTCCATTAATTGTTCAAGCATTCTTCTTCTACTTTGGTATTCCAGCAGCACTTGACTTTAGGATGCCAGTATTCTTGGCCGGGGTTATCGCGCTAAGCTTAAATGCCGGTGCCTACATGGTCGAAATCGTCCGCGGCGGTATTCAATCTGTCGACAAAGGACAAATGGAAGCAGCAAGAAGTCTAGGCTTACCATATAAAAAAGCGATGATGAAAGTCGTTCTACCACAAGCAATTCGAATGATGATTCCGTCCTTTATTAACCAATTCGTTATCACTTTGAAAGATACATCGATCATGTCAGCAATTGGACTCGTCGAATTAACTCAATCAGGTAAAATCATTATGGCGCGTACATTCGAAAGTACATGGACATGGCTAATCATCGGAATTATGTACCTTATCGTTATTACTATTTTAACGAAAGTATCCGATCGTTTAGAAAGGAGATTACGAAATGACTAA
- a CDS encoding amino acid ABC transporter ATP-binding protein has protein sequence MTKLKVTGLKKSFGANEVLKGIDIEVKEGEVVCVIGPSGSGKSTFLRCMNNLEDITAGDVIVDDFNITDKKVDINQVRENIGMVFQHFNLFPHLSVLENITLAPVELKKMDKEAAKSNALRLLEQVGLQEKAEEYPNQLSGGQKQRVAIARALAMDPDIMLFDEPTSALDPEMVGEVLGVMKKLAKDGMTMIIVTHEMGFAREVGDRVIFMDGGYIVEEGKPAEIFDNPTHERTISFLDKVL, from the coding sequence ATGACTAAACTTAAAGTAACAGGCCTTAAAAAAAGTTTTGGTGCTAACGAAGTACTGAAAGGCATCGATATCGAAGTAAAAGAAGGCGAAGTAGTTTGTGTAATCGGACCTTCTGGCTCTGGTAAAAGTACTTTCCTTCGTTGCATGAATAACTTAGAAGATATTACTGCGGGAGACGTTATTGTCGATGATTTTAACATCACTGATAAAAAAGTCGATATTAACCAAGTTCGCGAAAATATCGGTATGGTTTTCCAACATTTTAACCTTTTTCCGCATTTGTCGGTTTTAGAAAATATTACACTTGCACCAGTTGAACTGAAAAAAATGGATAAAGAAGCTGCGAAAAGTAATGCCTTGCGTTTGTTAGAACAAGTAGGCTTGCAAGAAAAAGCAGAAGAATATCCTAACCAACTGTCTGGTGGACAAAAACAACGGGTGGCGATTGCAAGAGCACTTGCGATGGATCCGGATATTATGTTGTTCGATGAGCCTACCTCCGCACTCGATCCGGAAATGGTCGGCGAAGTTTTAGGCGTTATGAAAAAATTGGCAAAAGACGGCATGACGATGATTATTGTTACCCACGAAATGGGATTCGCTCGCGAAGTTGGCGACCGCGTAATCTTTATGGATGGTGGCTACATTGTCGAAGAAGGCAAGCCTGCTGAAATTTTCGATAACCCAACTCACGAAAGAACCATCAGTTTCTTAGATAAAGTTTTATAA
- a CDS encoding amidase family protein — translation MKRRIIITSIAVCTALSIGGGYLLFTNQQSTTPEEKPAIIKDSIYDQKEPTKPATDSKIGSNKKNFHLEKNFGGKQLQVERITGRVSQKSLKKRTVIKMKPNDAATEEKTATDSKKPNSKPSKTTPTESDPQEDTPAKISPFYDKERVMTPINNQLASLDIATLEAKEPLVVGTDITKLQQLITTNQLSYKELAGIYLNRIKKYDQNGLSLNAVTEINPTIIAEAEQLDKEAATNKSALYGMPVLLKDNIGTKELPTSAGTVALKDWVIGKDAAIVEKLKANGALILGKTNMSEWAAGMDDEVPNGYSGKKGQGKNPYSLDLDPSGSSSGSATAATSDFAAIAIGTETNGSIITPASAQSAVGYKPSQGLVNNEGIIPLSSRFDTPGPLTRTVTDAYLTTNILTNTTNQPALSKDALKGKRIGLLADGESNEETAVIKKIKQDLQNAGATIVNGIALGEFEQVDTDFSQLLNADFKYDLNQFLQVNHSPMTTLESIIQFNQTNPARNMKYGQAELVKAAQSTTTKQQADHLAGNLIGTAQNELDSVLQKDQLDAVVTIGMGGSVMFLAPIAGNPELTIPAGYDAETNQPISLTFISARNSDTALLNMGYAYEQQSKNRKSPNLK, via the coding sequence ATGAAAAGACGCATTATCATAACAAGTATTGCAGTTTGCACGGCGCTGAGTATTGGCGGTGGTTATCTTTTATTTACTAACCAACAATCCACTACGCCGGAAGAAAAGCCTGCAATCATAAAAGATAGTATATATGACCAAAAAGAACCTACAAAACCAGCAACCGACTCAAAAATCGGTTCCAATAAAAAGAATTTCCATTTAGAAAAGAACTTCGGCGGCAAGCAATTACAAGTCGAGCGAATAACGGGCCGTGTTTCCCAAAAATCTCTCAAAAAGAGAACGGTTATTAAAATGAAACCAAATGACGCTGCAACGGAAGAAAAGACGGCAACTGATTCAAAAAAGCCAAACAGTAAACCTTCCAAAACAACGCCAACTGAATCGGATCCACAAGAAGATACACCTGCTAAAATTAGCCCTTTTTACGATAAAGAGCGTGTAATGACGCCGATTAATAATCAATTAGCTTCGTTAGATATTGCTACACTTGAAGCAAAAGAACCGCTTGTTGTCGGTACAGATATAACAAAGCTGCAACAACTTATTACGACTAACCAACTTAGCTATAAAGAATTAGCCGGTATTTATTTAAACCGTATTAAAAAGTATGATCAAAATGGCTTAAGTTTAAATGCCGTTACAGAAATTAATCCAACTATTATTGCCGAAGCAGAACAACTGGACAAGGAAGCGGCCACAAATAAATCCGCTTTATATGGCATGCCTGTTCTTTTAAAAGATAATATCGGGACTAAAGAACTTCCAACTAGTGCCGGAACCGTCGCGCTAAAAGATTGGGTCATTGGAAAAGATGCTGCCATTGTCGAAAAACTAAAAGCTAACGGCGCGCTAATCCTCGGAAAAACCAATATGTCCGAATGGGCGGCTGGAATGGATGACGAAGTACCAAACGGCTACTCAGGTAAAAAAGGCCAAGGGAAAAATCCTTATTCATTAGATTTGGACCCTTCTGGCTCAAGTTCTGGCTCAGCTACTGCGGCTACAAGTGATTTTGCAGCGATTGCGATTGGTACTGAAACGAATGGTTCGATTATTACACCAGCATCCGCGCAATCAGCTGTTGGGTATAAGCCATCGCAAGGTTTAGTAAACAATGAAGGTATTATCCCGCTTTCTAGCAGATTTGATACGCCGGGTCCACTAACAAGAACTGTTACAGATGCTTACCTAACAACGAATATTTTAACCAATACAACAAACCAGCCAGCACTTTCAAAAGACGCCCTTAAAGGGAAACGAATCGGGCTTTTAGCAGACGGTGAGAGTAATGAAGAAACGGCTGTTATCAAAAAAATAAAACAAGATTTGCAAAATGCTGGCGCAACTATCGTGAATGGTATTGCACTTGGCGAATTCGAACAAGTGGATACTGATTTTTCACAGTTGCTGAATGCTGACTTTAAATACGATTTAAATCAATTTTTGCAAGTGAATCATTCGCCTATGACTACGTTAGAATCTATTATCCAATTTAATCAAACGAACCCAGCAAGAAATATGAAATACGGGCAAGCAGAACTTGTCAAAGCAGCGCAAAGTACAACTACGAAGCAACAAGCGGACCATTTAGCTGGTAATTTGATTGGCACGGCACAAAACGAACTAGATTCTGTGCTTCAAAAAGATCAACTTGATGCGGTGGTTACCATTGGTATGGGTGGCTCTGTCATGTTTCTTGCTCCAATTGCTGGAAATCCAGAGTTAACTATTCCAGCTGGTTATGACGCTGAAACAAACCAACCGATTAGCCTGACTTTTATAAGTGCACGAAATAGCGATACAGCGTTACTAAATATGGGCTATGCCTACGAACAACAATCGAAAAACAGAAAAAGTCCTAACTTAAAATAA
- a CDS encoding Lmo0850 family protein encodes MDNNQKDLNQVIRQLKEKGIVVEKTKSRKDIWKSVSSKAIPNMTLRLQ; translated from the coding sequence TTGGATAATAATCAGAAAGACTTGAATCAAGTAATCCGTCAGCTCAAAGAAAAAGGAATTGTTGTTGAAAAAACAAAATCACGAAAAGATATTTGGAAATCGGTGAGCAGTAAGGCGATACCAAATATGACACTTCGATTGCAGTAA
- a CDS encoding TetR/AcrR family transcriptional regulator has protein sequence MTKKLVKEAALTLFAEKGYDGTALSEIAKAVGIKTPSLYAHFPSKEALFLEVYRDSIQMELTELGRVAERDDLLGKEKLQAIFFVATDFSSNPNEKKFFQRAVFYPPKSLFQELKEETKTYEQLTDGILRETLGEIVSEKVLVRWMHVFYAMLDGLSVEHGIYDETEFELRRASAWEVLASLLD, from the coding sequence ATGACAAAGAAACTAGTAAAAGAAGCCGCATTAACACTTTTTGCGGAAAAAGGCTATGATGGAACGGCACTTTCTGAAATTGCCAAAGCTGTTGGAATTAAGACACCATCTTTATATGCCCATTTCCCATCAAAAGAAGCGCTTTTTTTAGAAGTTTATCGAGATAGCATCCAAATGGAATTAACAGAATTAGGACGTGTAGCGGAACGAGATGATTTATTGGGTAAAGAGAAACTACAAGCAATTTTCTTTGTAGCGACTGATTTTTCCAGTAATCCTAATGAGAAGAAATTTTTCCAACGCGCTGTCTTTTATCCCCCTAAGTCACTTTTTCAAGAATTAAAGGAAGAAACAAAGACGTATGAACAATTGACAGATGGTATATTGCGCGAAACGTTAGGGGAAATCGTGTCGGAGAAAGTCCTTGTTAGATGGATGCATGTATTTTATGCCATGCTTGATGGGCTTAGCGTCGAGCACGGAATTTATGATGAAACGGAATTTGAGTTGCGTAGAGCATCTGCTTGGGAAGTTCTTGCAAGTTTATTAGATTGA
- the sugE1 gene encoding quaternary ammonium compound efflux SMR transporter SugE1, producing MAWLYLIMAGLSEIVWAFGLKESHGFTMLGWSLLTIAFLIVSFGLFSVSMKSIPIGTAYAVFTGIGAAGTAIIGMIFLSEGVSFWKIVSLVVLLVGIIGLKLVDGNESEKEAK from the coding sequence ATGGCTTGGTTATATTTAATTATGGCAGGATTATCAGAAATTGTTTGGGCTTTTGGGCTGAAAGAATCACATGGTTTTACGATGCTCGGGTGGAGCCTTTTAACGATAGCATTTTTAATTGTTAGTTTTGGTTTGTTTTCCGTTTCGATGAAATCGATTCCAATTGGTACTGCTTATGCGGTCTTTACTGGGATTGGGGCTGCTGGGACGGCGATTATTGGGATGATTTTTCTTTCGGAAGGTGTTTCGTTTTGGAAGATTGTTTCTCTAGTCGTGTTACTAGTAGGGATTATTGGGTTGAAATTAGTGGATGGCAATGAGTCTGAAAAGGAGGCTAAATAA
- the sugE2 gene encoding quaternary ammonium compound efflux SMR transporter SugE2: MDWIFLLVAGLCEMVFVVMLKLSDGFKRLGYAILTIIFMSASFFLLSLALKTIPIGTGYAIWTGIGAVGSVTLGMIVFKERKSVGKLLFITMIIAGVVGLKLTSGV; this comes from the coding sequence ATGGATTGGATATTTTTACTTGTAGCAGGTTTATGTGAAATGGTCTTTGTTGTGATGCTGAAACTTTCAGATGGTTTTAAACGGCTAGGATATGCGATACTCACGATTATCTTTATGTCCGCGAGTTTCTTTTTACTATCGCTTGCGCTTAAAACGATTCCGATTGGTACTGGTTACGCGATTTGGACCGGAATTGGAGCCGTTGGTAGTGTGACGCTTGGAATGATTGTATTTAAAGAACGTAAAAGTGTTGGTAAATTGCTGTTTATTACGATGATTATTGCCGGCGTGGTTGGCTTGAAATTAACATCTGGCGTTTAA
- a CDS encoding D-alanine--D-alanine ligase, translated as MKTKLILLYGGKSAEHEVSLQTAFSVINALDLEKFEAAPIYITNEGEWIQGPLLAGKLDFVEQLRFTAADTVKLATTESEKSEGEAISPAVLEADGQETVIFPLLHGPNGEDGTVQGLFEVLNIPYVGNGVLASSAAMDKIVMKKIFADAGIPQVPAVAVRLIDWKNYQEEMVAEMEAVLTYPVFVKPANLGSSVGISKATNKKELAEAMTEAFLYDRRVVVEQGVVAREVEMGVLGNDTPVCSVPGEILPEGAVATFYDYKAKYQDNNTALIIPTEVDPEILEQMKEYAVQAFLGLDASGLVRADFFLTADNQLFLNEVNTMPGFTPYSMYPLLWQETGLPYGALIERLVDLAKERHAAKNALKYKLED; from the coding sequence ATGAAAACCAAGTTAATCTTATTATACGGTGGAAAATCTGCTGAACACGAAGTTTCCTTACAAACAGCATTTTCAGTTATTAACGCTTTGGATTTAGAAAAATTCGAAGCTGCGCCAATATATATTACAAATGAAGGCGAGTGGATTCAAGGACCACTACTTGCTGGAAAATTAGATTTTGTCGAACAATTACGTTTTACGGCAGCAGATACAGTGAAGCTTGCTACTACTGAATCAGAAAAATCAGAAGGGGAAGCGATTAGCCCAGCTGTTTTAGAAGCAGACGGACAAGAGACAGTCATATTCCCACTTTTACATGGACCAAACGGGGAAGATGGCACAGTTCAAGGTTTGTTTGAAGTATTAAACATTCCTTACGTTGGCAACGGCGTCTTAGCATCATCAGCTGCGATGGACAAAATCGTGATGAAGAAAATTTTTGCAGATGCTGGTATTCCACAAGTTCCAGCTGTTGCAGTACGTTTAATCGATTGGAAAAACTATCAAGAAGAAATGGTTGCCGAAATGGAAGCAGTACTTACATATCCAGTCTTCGTAAAACCAGCCAATCTTGGTTCGAGTGTTGGAATTAGTAAAGCTACGAATAAAAAAGAATTAGCTGAGGCGATGACAGAAGCCTTTTTATATGACCGTCGTGTCGTAGTAGAACAAGGCGTGGTCGCGCGTGAAGTCGAAATGGGCGTACTTGGAAACGATACGCCAGTTTGCTCCGTTCCTGGTGAAATTTTGCCAGAAGGTGCGGTTGCTACTTTTTATGATTACAAAGCGAAATATCAAGACAATAATACAGCGTTGATTATTCCGACTGAAGTAGATCCGGAAATCTTGGAGCAAATGAAAGAATATGCGGTCCAAGCGTTCTTAGGTCTTGATGCAAGCGGACTAGTACGAGCGGACTTTTTCTTAACGGCCGACAACCAGTTATTCTTAAATGAAGTGAATACAATGCCAGGTTTCACGCCGTATAGCATGTACCCACTTTTATGGCAGGAAACGGGCTTACCGTACGGAGCGTTAATTGAACGATTAGTCGATTTAGCGAAAGAACGCCACGCAGCCAAAAATGCACTTAAATATAAATTAGAAGACTAA